A portion of the Chromobacterium sp. IIBBL 290-4 genome contains these proteins:
- a CDS encoding IS5 family transposase codes for MSKPAPPKYKTTNWKTYNAALKARGSLMIWLDRDMRWHGSAVGKRGRTPTFSDAAIQFCLTIKCLFNLALRQAVGMVQSLLKLAGLDWLTPDYSTVCRRQKHLQVAIPCRPTTTGLHLLIDSTGIKMLGEGEWKTKKHGAEYRRQWRKVHLGIDAQTLEIRAIEVTDNAVGDAPMLPELLDQISAGERIAAVSGDGAYDTKGCHEAIAKRKAEAVIPTRKNAKPWKENRLGAHVRNEILRATRLLGRAIWRKWSGYHRRSLVETKMRCFKLLGERVMARDFDRQVAELQVRAAILNRFTRLGTPMTVRMP; via the coding sequence ATGAGCAAGCCCGCCCCGCCCAAGTACAAGACCACCAACTGGAAGACCTACAATGCTGCGCTCAAGGCGCGTGGGTCGCTGATGATCTGGTTGGACCGTGACATGCGCTGGCATGGCTCTGCAGTCGGCAAACGTGGACGGACACCGACTTTCAGCGATGCCGCCATTCAGTTCTGCCTGACGATCAAATGCCTGTTCAATCTTGCGCTCCGACAGGCCGTGGGTATGGTGCAAAGCCTGCTCAAACTGGCGGGGCTGGACTGGCTGACGCCGGACTACAGCACCGTGTGCCGGCGGCAAAAGCATTTGCAGGTGGCCATTCCTTGCCGTCCAACCACGACCGGGCTGCACCTGTTGATCGACAGCACCGGCATCAAGATGCTGGGTGAAGGCGAATGGAAAACGAAGAAACACGGCGCGGAGTACCGCCGTCAGTGGCGCAAGGTGCATTTGGGCATTGATGCGCAGACGCTGGAAATCCGGGCGATTGAAGTGACCGACAACGCGGTGGGCGATGCGCCAATGTTGCCGGAGTTGCTGGACCAGATTTCCGCGGGGGAAAGGATTGCTGCAGTAAGTGGCGATGGTGCCTACGACACCAAAGGCTGCCATGAAGCGATTGCCAAGCGAAAAGCCGAGGCGGTGATTCCTACCCGAAAGAATGCCAAGCCGTGGAAGGAAAATCGGTTGGGCGCCCATGTCCGAAACGAGATACTGCGTGCTACCCGGCTCCTGGGTCGAGCGATCTGGAGGAAATGGAGCGGTTACCATCGCCGCAGCCTGGTGGAAACCAAGATGCGCTGTTTCAAGCTGCTGGGCGAGCGGGTAATGGCAAGGGACTTCGACCGTCAAGTCGCAGAGCTCCAAGTGCGAGCGGCGATCTTGAACCGCTTCACGCGGCTCGGGACGCCGATGACGGTGCGCATGCCATAA
- a CDS encoding aminoacyl-tRNA deacylase, translating to MEILTHTKPVKSVRDGLDFFGIEPAQGAPTFVIDADGKLHALILSAARGHIDFKKLAKLLGAENAELASRRRVESATGIPIGAIPLTGLNMPYVLDASLLRHDYVYGGTGCFHTTAKASPQELIAINQIELFYE from the coding sequence GTGGAAATATTGACTCACACAAAACCGGTGAAATCGGTGCGAGACGGCCTGGATTTTTTTGGGATCGAGCCGGCGCAAGGCGCGCCCACTTTTGTGATAGACGCGGATGGCAAGCTGCATGCGCTGATCTTGTCTGCCGCGCGCGGGCATATCGATTTCAAAAAACTGGCGAAGCTGCTTGGGGCGGAAAACGCCGAGTTGGCGAGCCGGCGGCGGGTGGAGAGCGCGACAGGCATTCCCATCGGCGCCATTCCGCTTACCGGGTTGAACATGCCTTATGTTTTGGACGCATCGCTGCTGCGCCACGATTATGTGTACGGCGGAACCGGGTGTTTTCACACAACCGCCAAAGCCTCTCCGCAGGAGCTCATCGCCATCAATCAGATCGAGCTGTTTTATGAGTGA